The bacterium genomic sequence GCTGGTCTTTTCCAAAGCCCTGAATGATCCGGCATCGGTCCAGGCTGCTCCCACGTCAAAAAAGAATGCGCCCCTGATCCCGTAGAATGAAAGAGGCGGGAAGGCCATCTCCAGCCGGTCGATCAGGGGGAACCTCATCTCAAAATTGGCCAGGGCCGTTTTGGTGCCGTAGAAACGGTCGTAATCATAGCCATGCAGGGAATTTGGTCCTCCCAGATAGAACCGCTGGGCGTCCGGACCCTGGGACATTCCCCCCAGCAGTCTCAGGGCAACCTGGTATCGCCGGGAGATCCTCCAGTAATTGCGGATGTCGGCGTACCCGGTATTGAAGTTCAGGTCGCTGCCCAGGGCTTTCTGGCTGCTCTCCACCACCAGCATGGCCCGCTGGCCGCTGATGGGGCCCATGGAGCCCCACAGCGTGTTGTCGTGGACGAAACTTAATCCCGGCACGATCACATCCATACTTGCTTCGGGATACGAGTAGTAATAATAGGCCTGTTTGTAATGGTTCCAGCTGGCCATCAGGTCAAAGCGCTGGTAACGGTTCAGGGGATAGGATACTATCCCCTGAACCCCGTTCACTTTTTCGATCACGATATCGTCGTTGGGGGCCAGATAATAATTGTGATACTGATAATAGCTGATGCCATAATCAAAACGTTTAGGCAGGTAATAGTAGGTCAACTGATAATCGGAATTTTCGAAATTGATCCACAGATCCGACTGCCAGTAAAACAGATGACTGCCCAGGATATCGGTGACCAGTATCTGTGCTTGTCCCCCAAGATCATTATTAAGTGAATTATAGCTTACGTTGCCGCTGGCCATGTCTATGGTGAACTTGGAGCGGGCTCTTTGGTGATC encodes the following:
- a CDS encoding BamA/TamA family outer membrane protein, with translation DHQRARSKFTIDMASGNVSYNSLNNDLGGQAQILVTDILGSHLFYWQSDLWINFENSDYQLTYYYLPKRFDYGISYYQYHNYYLAPNDDIVIEKVNGVQGIVSYPLNRYQRFDLMASWNHYKQAYYYYSYPEASMDVIVPGLSFVHDNTLWGSMGPISGQRAMLVVESSQKALGSDLNFNTGYADIRNYWRISRRYQVALRLLGGMSQGPDAQRFYLGGPNSLHGYDYDRFYGTKTALANFEMRFPLIDRLEMAFPPLSFYGIRGAFFFDVGAAWTDAGSFRALEKTSRALVKLDDLKASIGTGGRINLYPFLIRVDVAWPTDLSVIARNPVVSFTLGSEF